The following nucleotide sequence is from uncultured Draconibacterium sp..
AAGCAAACTGCACTAACGAGGCTTTAGCATTTGAAATTTCCATTACCGTTTTAAAAGCCGCAACCATTGGGTTGGTTATATCGTTTGCAAATCCCCACAGCGCAAACAAGCTGGTAATAACAATAAACGGAAATAAATATTTCCTCTCGACTACTTTTGTTTTATTTGGTTTCATAGTTTTTATTATTCAATGGGTGTAACTCCTTTTTTTAGTATGATATTTCCATATTTGGCTAGCTCTCCGGTTACCACAACGGCAAAAGCCGATTTTGTCCGCTCATAAAAAGCAAAACGTTCAATTCTTAATACTGGCTTTGCGTCAGGATTTGTCTGCCTAACACTGTTCAGATAGCTCTCTTCAACCTTCGGATCAAGTGTGTCGCCTTCAACGGCACTCATCATCACTAAAGGATTGTCGCAATAAGCATCCAATTCAAAAAGTGGCATTATACCAGCTAATAAGTCGGGTATTTTAAGACCATCAGCCCGGAGAACATTCTGGTTAAAACTTTCAGCCGGAAAATGAGCATCGGCCAAAACTATTTCATCGCCGTGGCCCATTCTGCACAAAACAGCTAATAATTCGGGGCTCAATAAAGGTGATATTCCTTTCAACATAATTTTAAAGTTTGATGTTCTATGGTTATTATTTTCCTGAACGAAGTCTCAGGTAATTTTGGTAATACCCTTCATACACTTCGCTATTTATTGAAGGCTCTATGAGTTGCGGATTATAGTTGATTTGATTACGTGCTTCGGTAAGCGAATTGAATATACCGGCTCCTGTAAAGACAAACATTGATGCTCCCAGCACGGTAGTTTCTTTTTGGTCGATCAACTGAATTGGAACCTTACATACATCGGCTCGTAACTGATTCCACAGCCTGTTTTTTGAACCACCTCCCACACAGATTATACTTTCTGTCTTTGAGCTTCCGGCTGTTTCAAGTGCTTCCAGTCCTTCTCGTAACCGGAAAGCAAGCCCCTCCAAAAACGCACGATATATCTGTCCGCGCGAGGTACTGATAGTTAGCCCTTTAATCATGCCGCCTTCACTTCCGTATCCATCATCGTAAAAAGCGGGATCAACAACAATCCCCTTCGATCCTGGCTGTTCTTGCTCGGCATCCTGTATCATGGTCTGGTACAGTTCGTCGCCACAAAATTCCTTGTAAAAATTACGCGAAAACCACTCCAGCACACCGGATCCCAGCCAGTTCTGACCAATATTATATGTTCCGGCTTCGGCATCAGCTTCAGTAGTTATCTTTCTATCCAGAGCAAATGCAGACGCTTTAAAGGCTTTACTACGAGTCATTAAAATTTCCCACGTTCCCGAGTTAAGTACCGGTTGGTTCAGTTTTGCTCCCGATCCAAAAATCGCGAATTGCGTATCGTGACCTGCCAGAAATACCGGGATACCTTCAGGCAATCCGGTTTCGGAAGCGACATTTTCGGTGACCGTTCCAGCCTGGCTTCCCGGTTCGCCAATTTCTCCAAACAGCTCTTCCTCTATCCCAATGGCTCTCAAAACCTTTGGCGACATTTTTCGCGATTTTAAATCAGCCATCATAGCTGTCCCCATCATGGTAGCATCGTTTTTAAACGCCCCCGAAAGTTTATGAATTAACAGTGACGGTATAAATAAAAACCGATGAGCATTTTCCAAAACATCAGGTCTGTTCTCGCGAAACCAGATCATTTTATTTATGGTATTAAAAGCATAAGGGTAAACACCACTGGTTGCATATAACTCCGCCAATGGCACGTATTTTTCAATATTGGCCATTATAGGTGTTGTTCGCTCACACTGCCACGAGATAACCGGGTAAAGCATTTTTCCCTGAGCATCAACAAATGCACCGTCTACTCCGAAAGTAGTAACTGTAGTTCCGGCGATACGATTGCAATCTATTTCGGCAGTAACATGTTTGGCTGCTGAAGCTAATTTTTGCCACAGTTTATCCAAATCCCAAATTCTGCCACCCGGATAATGCGGATCTTCATCGGTTTCGTTGGGAAGCGAGTGTGAAGCAATTTGCTTCCCAAATTTATCCATAGCAATAACCCGGACATTGGTTGCCCCGCAATCAAAAACTATAGCAATATCTTTCTGATTCATAGTTCTAGTTCTATAATGTACGTAAAGTTCCATTGAAAGAGCA
It contains:
- the fucU gene encoding L-fucose mutarotase; its protein translation is MLKGISPLLSPELLAVLCRMGHGDEIVLADAHFPAESFNQNVLRADGLKIPDLLAGIMPLFELDAYCDNPLVMMSAVEGDTLDPKVEESYLNSVRQTNPDAKPVLRIERFAFYERTKSAFAVVVTGELAKYGNIILKKGVTPIE
- the fucK gene encoding L-fuculokinase; protein product: MNQKDIAIVFDCGATNVRVIAMDKFGKQIASHSLPNETDEDPHYPGGRIWDLDKLWQKLASAAKHVTAEIDCNRIAGTTVTTFGVDGAFVDAQGKMLYPVISWQCERTTPIMANIEKYVPLAELYATSGVYPYAFNTINKMIWFRENRPDVLENAHRFLFIPSLLIHKLSGAFKNDATMMGTAMMADLKSRKMSPKVLRAIGIEEELFGEIGEPGSQAGTVTENVASETGLPEGIPVFLAGHDTQFAIFGSGAKLNQPVLNSGTWEILMTRSKAFKASAFALDRKITTEADAEAGTYNIGQNWLGSGVLEWFSRNFYKEFCGDELYQTMIQDAEQEQPGSKGIVVDPAFYDDGYGSEGGMIKGLTISTSRGQIYRAFLEGLAFRLREGLEALETAGSSKTESIICVGGGSKNRLWNQLRADVCKVPIQLIDQKETTVLGASMFVFTGAGIFNSLTEARNQINYNPQLIEPSINSEVYEGYYQNYLRLRSGK